The genomic DNA GTTCGCGATCCGAGCTGCGCGAGCGTCGCGAACGCGACGGCTAGTGAGGGATGCCGAAGATGAAATACACGAGGCACATTCCGGCGAGCACCCATCCTCCGGCCGGCACCTGGCGAACCCTTCCCGCGCCGAGCTTCAGCAGCGGATGGACGACGAGCGCGGCCGTCAGCCCGTTGGCGATGTTGTACGTGAAGATCATCACCGCGATCGCGGTGAACGCCGGAACGATCTCCGTGAAATCCGCGTAGTCGATCTTCGCCGCCGACGCGGTCATCAGGAGGCCGACGGCGACGAGCGCGGGCCCGTAGGCGAACCGCAGCTCCTGGAGCGGAACGAGGAGGGGGAGAAAGAAGAGCGACGCCGCGAACAGGACCGCGGTCGTGATCGACGCCAGGCCCGTCCGCGCGCCCTCCCGGATCCCGGCCGCCGACTCGATGAACGCGCCGGACGTCGAGGTGCCCAGCAGCGAGCTCGCCACGCACGCCGCGGCGTCGACCATCATCGGCTTCTCGATTTCCGGGAAATTCCCGTCCCGGTCCAGCATCTCCCCCGCGGCGCCCACGCCGACGAGCGTTCCGAGCGTGTCGAGGAACGACATCAGGAACAGCGTGAGCAGGATCGGCAGGAAGGAAAGGCGCAGCACGCCGGCGACGTCGAGCTTCCCGGCGATCTCCGCGAGGCTCGCGATCGCGCCGCCCGGCCACTCCGCGATCGCCCCGGGCGCCGGCGCGTAGCCGAGCGCGATCCCCGCCGCCGCGGCCGCGGCGATTCCGATCAGGATCGCGCCGCGGATCCGCCGCGCGAGAAGAACGGAGATCAGCAGGAAGCCGCCGACGGCGAGCAGCGCGCGCGGCTCGCGGAGATTTCCGATCTTGACCGGGACGTCCGGGTTCCGGAGCGTCCCCGCGGGGCCGGAAAGCGCCGCGGCCGGCATCCCGGAAACGAAGCTCGTCACGATCCCCGTTTCGTACAGGCCGATGAACGCGAGGAAGAGCCCGATTCCGACCGCGAACGCGTGCTTGAGCGAGGCCGACACCGCCCGCGCGAGCCACGAACGGATCCGGAGCAGCGTGATCGCCGCGAACGCGAGCCCGCTCACGAAGACGGCGCCGAGCCTCTGCTGCCAGGAAATCCCCAGGGCGGTCAGGCCGAACGCGACGAACGCGTTCTCCCCCATGTAGGGGGCCACCGCGATCGGGAGGTTCGCGTACAGGCCCATGGCGAGGCATCCGAAGACGGCGGCCAGGATCGTCGCGACGGTGCTCGGCCC from Thermoanaerobaculia bacterium includes the following:
- a CDS encoding NCS2 family permease; its protein translation is MSLVRFFRVAERGTTLRREILGGATTFVTMAYIVVVNPAILAFAGIPRGPSTVATILAAVFGCLAMGLYANLPIAVAPYMGENAFVAFGLTALGISWQQRLGAVFVSGLAFAAITLLRIRSWLARAVSASLKHAFAVGIGLFLAFIGLYETGIVTSFVSGMPAAALSGPAGTLRNPDVPVKIGNLREPRALLAVGGFLLISVLLARRIRGAILIGIAAAAAAGIALGYAPAPGAIAEWPGGAIASLAEIAGKLDVAGVLRLSFLPILLTLFLMSFLDTLGTLVGVGAAGEMLDRDGNFPEIEKPMMVDAAACVASSLLGTSTSGAFIESAAGIREGARTGLASITTAVLFAASLFFLPLLVPLQELRFAYGPALVAVGLLMTASAAKIDYADFTEIVPAFTAIAVMIFTYNIANGLTAALVVHPLLKLGAGRVRQVPAGGWVLAGMCLVYFIFGIPH